The following coding sequences are from one Lolium rigidum isolate FL_2022 chromosome 6, APGP_CSIRO_Lrig_0.1, whole genome shotgun sequence window:
- the LOC124661412 gene encoding notchless protein homolog has product MDHNRAPPPSGEATSSVMCQLVSAEGENLGAALYLPQNVGPPQLQDIVNQLLRNEDKLPYAFYIADEELAVQLGAYMQQKNANIEVALRIVYQPQAVFRIRPVNRCSATIAGHTEAVLAVSFSPDGRCLASGSGDTTVRFWDLNTQTPMFTCKGHKNWVLCIAWSPDGKHLVSGSKSGELILWDPKTGNQLGTSLTGHRKWITAVSWEPVHLQSPSRRFVSASKDGDARIWDVTTRKCVISLTGHTNAVTCVKWGGDGLIYTGSEDCLIKVWETTQGKLVKTLQGHGHWVNSLALSTEYVLRTGAFDHTGKTYSTPEQMKEAALARYEKMRGNAPERLVSGSDDFTMFLWEPTISKQPKARMTGHQKVVNHVYFSPDGQWLASASFDKSVKLWNGITGKFVSAFRGHVADVYQISWSADSRLLLSGSKDSTLKVWDIRARKLKHDLPGHADEVYAVDWSPDGEKVVSGGKDRALKLWMN; this is encoded by the exons ATGGACCACAACCGGGCTCCGCCGCCTTCCGGCGAGGCGACCAGCAGCGTCATGTGCCAGCTGGTCAGCGCGGAGGGGGAGAACCTCGGGGCGGCGCTCTACCTGCCGCAGAACGTCGGCCCGCCGCAGCTCCAGGACATCGTCAACCAGCTCCTCCGCAAC GAGGACAAGCTGCCGTACGCCTTCTACATCgcggacgaggagctcgccgtgCAGCTCGGCGCCTACATGCAGCAGAAAAACG CAAACATCGAGGTTGCTCTGCGCATAGTGTACCAACCGCAGGCAGTTTTCCGGATCAGGCCAGTCAACAGGTGCTCCGCTACAATCGCTG GCCACACAGAGGCTGTACTAGCAGTTTCATTCAGCCCTGACGGAAGATGCCTGGCGAGTGGTTCAGGTGACACCACCGTTCGGTTCTGGGACCTCAACACACAGACCCCAATGTTCACATGCAAAG GGCACAAAAATTGGGTTCTCTGCATTGCATGGTCACCTGATGGGAAACATCTTGTTAGTGGAAGCAAGTCAGGAGAACTTATATTATGGGACCCGAAAACAGGCAATCAATTGGGTACATCTCTAACG GGGCACAGAAAGTGGATTACTGCTGTATCTTGGGAGCCAGTTCATTTGCAATCTCCTTCTCGCCGTTTCGTAAGTGCAAGTAAAGATGGCGATGCACGTATTTGGGACGTTACCACGAGGAAGTGTGTCATTTCCCTTACAGGCCACACCAATGCTGTGACCTGTGTCAAGTGGGGTGGTGACGGTTTGATATATACAGG TTCTGAAGATTGTTTAATCAAAGTCTGGGAAACTACTCAAGGCAAGTTGGTCAAAACACTGCAG GGTCATGGGCACTGGGTAAATTCGCTTGCCTTGAGCACAGAGTATGTGCTCCGCACTGGGGCGTTTGACCATACCGGAAAAACATATTCAACTCCAGAGCAAATGAAAGAG GCAGCTCTTGCAAGATATGAGAAGATGAGGGGTAATGCTCCAGAGAGGCTGGTCTCTGGTTCTGATGATTTTACTATGTTTCTTTGGGAGCCAACAATTAGTAAACAGCCAAAAGCTCGCATGACTGGTCATCAGAAG GTCGTAAACCATGTCTACTTCTCCCCTGACGGGCAGTGGCTGGCGAGTGCTTCCTTTGACAAATCCGTAAAGCTGTGGAACGGTATTACTGGCAAATTTGTCTCGGCTTTCAGAGGGCATGTCGCGGATGTGTACCAGATCAG CTGGTCCGCCGACAGTAGGCTTCTATTGAGTGGAAGCAAGGACTCCACCCTGAAG GTCTGGGACATTCGTGCGCGCAAGCTGAAACATGATTTGCCGGGGCATGCGGACGAGGTTTACGCTGTGGATTGGAGCCCTGATGGTGAGAAAGTCGTCTCTGGTGGCAAAGA